The following nucleotide sequence is from Psychroserpens sp. Hel_I_66.
ATTTTTTGCGATTGAGTAATGCGAAGCTTCCGAAGTGTAAAGTGTCATTTTATTTGTAATCCCTTCAGTTCTTGCTTTGGGGTTGTATTTGTCTCTAGCCATTAAAACAGCCATATAATTACTCATAGAACCACCTGGGGCAAAAGTGCCATCGGCAGTTTTAGGATAACCTATCATATCACAAATTTTGTGAAGAATTGTTTTTTCAATGCCAACCTGAGGTCCTGCAACTTTATAGGTATACATGCTGTTATTAAGCATTACAGCCAACAGATCACCAAGTGTAGCTCTGTCTATTCGACCACCAAATAACTGATTGAAAAAGGATGTTGAAGCGGTTTTTGGAGTGCTTTTAATGATATCCTTTAGTGTCTTTATAAAATCCTCATCTATAGTTGGCTCGTCATCTAAGCTTAGATTTAGAGTCTCATAGAGTTTAGAAGTGTCAATTGGAGTGGCTACAGGATTGTTTTTTTCTTCGGAAATTAGAAATTCTGCAAGCTCTGTAAATAATTTAAGGTTGTTATGCATATGTTAAGTGAACGCTTTAATTTTGGGTTTTGTAAATTTATTCCTATTTTCTCGAAATCTTAAATAAATATCCTTTTAAATATAAATTGCGTCTATTGAAATCTCCCGAAAACATTCAGTCATTAATTAACTTATTGTCGAAATCGTCACTTAAAGATTACAATTCAATTCTCAAGAATTTTGATTTTGAGTCTATTGATTTCTCGACGTTTCAAAGTTGGTCAAAAGATCGATACACCAGAAACTGCTTGTTTAGAGATGTGAATTTTGAACTTATCCTGATATGCTGGAATCAAGATCAAGAAACATCTATTCATGGGCATAATGGAGAAGATTGCTGGGTCTATCTCATAGACGGGGAAATGGAAGAAGTGTTTTTCGAGCAAGACCAGCAACATAAACTATTGCAAAGTGGATCTCAAAAAGTGAAGCCAAAACAGCTTACGTTTATGAACGATAAGATTGGGTTTCATAAATTGAAAAATAGCAATGACGGTAAATCTATGAGTTTGCACGTGTATGCCAAACCTATTGAGAACTGTGTTTCTTTTGATGAGACATCAAATGAATTTATTGAGAGGACTTTAAGTTATGATACTTTTAAAGAGCTAACAATTAGAGATTAATTAGAAATATTTACCGAGTTGGCTTCTCCATAACCTATGAGCTCATCAAAACGAGCGCCTAGATCTCTGTAATACACCAAAACTTTGTAATTGTTTTCGGTTTGCCAGAAATTACCGCTAATTCTGCCTTCGTCCAGTTGCCCATTTCTGTCAACAACAACATATTTGTAGTTGTAGAATCCCTGTTTTAGCTTTACTATGGCTTGGTACAGATTTTCTGTCTTATCAAAAGTGAGTCTGTTTTCATTAGTCAGTGCGTAGTTGTTGAAATTTCCGTAGATATAAATACCGCTGCCATCTTTTAATTCTGGATATTGTAATGCAAAATGTACATTGGTGTAATCTGCCTCAATATCAACATCATCTGTGTCTATGGCTGTAATTAAAAAATTACCGTTAATATCTGGGTTATAGGTGTAGGGTCTGTTTGCTCGTGGTCCTTCAATAAATAAATAGCTATTATAAATGTCTTTTAAA
It contains:
- a CDS encoding cysteine dioxygenase; translated protein: MKSPENIQSLINLLSKSSLKDYNSILKNFDFESIDFSTFQSWSKDRYTRNCLFRDVNFELILICWNQDQETSIHGHNGEDCWVYLIDGEMEEVFFEQDQQHKLLQSGSQKVKPKQLTFMNDKIGFHKLKNSNDGKSMSLHVYAKPIENCVSFDETSNEFIERTLSYDTFKELTIRD